In Daphnia pulicaria isolate SC F1-1A chromosome 9, SC_F0-13Bv2, whole genome shotgun sequence, a single genomic region encodes these proteins:
- the LOC124313408 gene encoding uncharacterized protein LOC124313408, with amino-acid sequence MDFFSKKICFCFSPRTSAKIVGLLNLVAHLFILMGLIYRKYFRQEDYESKRTANPLYFFKIIFVIVSIIVAIFVLIAVSKNHERRLLLPWLIIKPFTGHTATGYMFYIALSDWIKNEIATGIVFVVAGATIFAFDVFCWLVILSYYLKLREVYKRNKDSPPSGRRATSKADQNVLMFNER; translated from the exons ATGGatttcttttcgaaaaaaatttgcttCTGCTTTTCGCCGCGAACAAGCGCCAAAATTGTTGGCTTATTaaatttg GTAGCTCATCTTTTTATACTGATGGGTTTAATTTATAGAAAATATTTCCGGCAGGAAGACTATG AATCTAAACGCACTGCCAATCCGCTGTACTTCTTCAAGATTATCTTTGTGATTGTATCTATCATTGTTGCCATTTTCGTTCTGATCGCAGTATCGAAAAATCACGAACGCAGGCTCCTTCTGCCTTGGCTGATTATAAAACCCTTTACGGGGCATACAGCAACTGGCTACATGTTCTACATTGCTCTTTCAGATTGGATAAAAAATGAGATTGCCACGGGAATAGTTTTCGTTGTGGCAGGTGCTACTATTTTCG CATTTGACGTCTTCTGCTGGTTGGTCATCTTAAGCTACTATCTCAAGTTGAGGGAAGTTTACAAGAGGAATAAGGATAGTCCTCCCAGCG GACGACGAGCGACATCTAAGGCTGACCAGAATGTTTTAATGTTTAATGAACGATGA
- the LOC124313401 gene encoding uncharacterized protein LOC124313401 has protein sequence MDWFYKNICCCSSPRTNAQIIGYLHLVISLPVLCWTIFAKDSWDEDTDDESKRSASLLYGFQIIIPIITIILAIFVLIAVSNNNEPRFLLPWLIIKPFTVHIATGYAFYMGSIKNGKENEFATEIVLILKDVVISVIDLFCWLMILSYFFELSNDTTGNRTNPPSEQRATSTADQHASIKER, from the exons ATGGATTGGTTTTATAAAAAcatttgctgctgctcttcGCCGAGAACCAACGCCCAAATTATTGGCTATTTGCATTTg GTAATAAGCTTACCAGTACTGTGTTGGACAATATTTGCTAAAGATTCATGGGATGAAGACACGGATGATG aaTCCAAACGTTCTGCCAGTCTGCTGTATGGCTTTCAGATTATCATTCCGATTATTACGATCATTCTAGCTATTTTCGTTCTGATCGCCGTATCAAATAATAACGAACCCCGGTTCCTTCTGCCTTGGCTGATTATAAAACCCTTTACGGTGCATATAGCAACTGGCTATGCATTCTATATGGGCAGCAttaaaaatgggaaagaaaaTGAGTTTGCCACGGAAATAGTTCTCATTTTGAAAGATGTTGTTATTTCAG TAATTGACCTCTTCTGCTGGTTGATGATATTAAGCTACTTTTTCGAATTGTCGAACGATACGACAGGGAATAGGACTAATCCTCCAAGCG